The Streptomyces sp. NBC_00775 genome includes the window GCGGCGAGCACGGCGTACTTGTCCGGATCGCCCGCGGCGAGCGGCCCCACCACGGTGGCCGTCATCAGTGCGGTGGTGGACTCGGGCCCGACGGACAGCAACCGCGACGAACCCAGCGGCGTGTACAGCAGCAGGGCGGGGATGATCGCCCACAGCCCGGCGACCGGCGGCAGTCCCGCGAGACCCGCGTAGGCCATCACCTGCGGAACGAGATACGCCGCGACGGTCACTCCGGCCAGCAGGTCACCGCGCAGCCACGAGCGCCGGTAGCCGGCCAGTACGGCGAGACCGGGAGCCAGCCGCCGCACGAGACCGCGTCGGCGTTCCCCGGCCGCCTCCTTGGGGCGCTCGGACATGGGGCTCCTTTCGTCACCCCCTTCAGCATCGCCCCGCGGTCGGTCCGCCGCGAGGGCCGGTCGGCCCGGGGTCCGGGCCGACCGGCTCCCGGATCCGCGCCGCCCTGGTCTTCTTGCCCGGGAGACAGAGCGGCTGCTGACGATCCGGTGGAACGAGGAGTTGTACTGCGCGGAGATCATGACGACCTTGCCCGCCCCGGACACCGCGCGGATCATGGAAGCCGCAAGGACCTCAGCGGAGCGACAGCTGAGACGACAGGCACCGAGGCCCCGGAGCAGTCATGCAGAGTCAGCAGAATCCCGGCTCCTCGCAGGAGCCGGGCCCGCGCGCGGAAGCCGCGCGCTTCTCCGTACTCGACCGCTCGCGCACCCGCGAGGGGCACGAGGCACCCGAGGCGCTGCGCGACACCGTGCGGCTTTCTCAGGATCTGGAGAAGCTCGGCTACCACCGGATCTGGGTCTCGGAACACCATGGAGTGCCCGGCGTCGCCGGCTCCGCGCCCACCGTGCTGGCCGCCGCGGTCGCCGCCGCCACGCGGACGATCCGGGTCGGCACCGGAGGTGTGATGCTGCCGAACCACCAACCGCTCGTCGTGGCCGAGCAGTTCGGTGTGCTGGAGTCGCTGTTCCCGGGGCGGATCGACATGGGTCTGGGCCGTTCCGTCGGCTTCACGGACGGTGTGCGCAAGGCGCTCGGCCGGGACAAGGACGTCGCCGAGGACTTCGCGGCGCAGCTCGCCGAACTCCTCGGGTGGTTCCGGGGGACTTCCCCGACCGGCGTCCACGCGCGCCCCGCGGAGGGCCTGACCGTGCCGCCCTTCGTGCTCGCCATGGGCGAGGGCGCCACGATCGCGGCGCGGGCGGGCCTGCCGATGGTCATCGGGGACCTCAGGAACCGGGAGAAGCTGCGGCGGGGCATCGACCACTACCGCGCGGCCTTTCGCCCGTCCGTCTGGGCGCGCGAGCCGTACGTCGTCATCTCCGGCACGATCGCGGTCGCCGAGAGCCCGGAGGCGGCGCGCCGTCTGCTGCTCCCGGAGGCCTGGTCGATGGCGTACTCCCGCACGCACGGCACCTTCCCGCCGCTGCCGCCCGCCGAGCGCGTCGAGGCGCTCACGATGACCGCCAAGGAGCGCGGCTTCTACGAGTCCGGGCTCACCGGCCAGATCGCGGGCACCGAGGAGCAGGTCGCCCACGAGCTGGAGACGGTGATCAAGGAGACCGGCGCCCAGGAGGTGCTGGTCACCACCAGTTCGTACGACCGGGACGCCCTCCTCGACTCCTACCGGAGACTCGCCCGGGTGGCTGGGCTGACCGCGTTCCCGGGGGCCAGGCCTGACCCGGACCCGGCCCAGGCCTGATCCAGGAGACAGGCCCTGGAACCTGGAACCAGTTCGCCCATCCGAAGGTGAAGAGAGAGGACCGGCCCCCGCACACGGTAACGCGCCTGCCCGGGGCGAGAGTTCAGGCGGCCAGTTCCTTCAGCGGGGATTCGATGTGCGTCGGGTGAGCGCCCTGGTGGCGTTGTGCCCAGCGGACGGCGAAGGGCGCCGCCAGGCCCGTCAGGGCGAACAGCGCTCCGACGACGTACCACCCTGGGCGGCCCCAGGTGATGCAGAGCGCGATGAGCAGGCCTGGCCCGAGGGCTTCGGCCAGTCCGGCCCCCAGGCCGAAGACGCCCAGGTACTGGCCGGTGGCGTGCTCCGGAGCGAGGGCGAAGGACACCTCGAAGCCTCCGGCGGAGTGCCACAGCTCGCCGACCGTGTGGATCACCACCGCCGTCATCAGCAGCGTCGCGGCGGCCCAGGCCGGTGCCCCCGCGGACAGCGAGATCAGCGAGCAGGAGACGAGGAAGGCCACGCCAGACCGCCGGTAGGCGGCTCCGCCGGTCAGGGGGGAATCGATGCTGCGGCCGGCCCGTACCTGAAACGCGACGACGATGACGGTGTTGATGAGCATGGTGCCCGAGATGAGCCAGGGCGGAGCGGTCGTCGCCGCGACCAGCCACAGCGGAACGGCCACGGTGAGCACCTTGAACTGGATGGCCATGATGCCGTCGAGGGCGGTGATCAGGAGGTAGGGGCGGTCCCGCAGGGCGATCCACCGAGGGCCGCCGACGGTGGGCCCGGGGGTGACCGGCGGGAGGAGGACCAGGACGGCGGCGGAAGCCGCGAAGCCGATCGCGTTGCCGACCACAAGGAGCTGGTAAGCGGTGTGGGTGCCCACCTGGACGACCCAGCCTGCCAGCAGAGCACCGAGGGATATGCCGATGTTGGTCACGGAACGGAGATGGGCGCGGAATTCCTGCGGCCGGTCCCCTCCGTAGCGCCTGATGATCGGACTGCGTGCGGCCAGTCCAGCCGCCTTCGCCCCGGTGGCCGCGCAGACCGCGAGAACGAACGTCCAGAAGCTGTCCACCAGCACGAAGCCGGCCGTTGCCAGCGCCTGGACCACCAGGGTGGCCGCGTAGACGCCGCGCGCTCCGCGTGTGTCCGCGAGATGGCCGACGACGATGCCCACGGCCAGTGAGACGAGACCGGCGATGCCGAGTCCGAGGCCCACCTGGCCTGCCGGAAGGTGCACCGACTGGGTGAAGTACAGCACCCCGGCGGTCAGGTAGAGGCCGCTGCCGACGGTGTAGACGAAGTTCGAAGCGGCGATGACGCGTTGCGGTCCGGCGTCCGGGATCAGACGGGGCATGAAGGGGCTCCGCATTCGGGCAGGCGGTAAGGACCGGTCAAGCTTGTTGCATGTTACTTGCAAGAGCAAGAGTTTTGTTATTACGCATGCGATGGCCTTGTATCGTGGGCTCTGTCCCAAGCCGCAGGAGTCCACCCCATGCACAGCCCCCACGACCCGTACGTCCGCGTCCGGGGCGCCCGCGAGCACAACCTCCAGGGCGTGGACGTGGACATCCCGCGTGACGTCCTCGCGGTCTTCACCGGCGTCTCCGGCTCCGGCAAGTCCTCGCTGGCCTTCGGGACCATCTACGCGGAGGCGCAGCGCCGCTACTTCGAGTCGGTCGCCCCGTACGCGCGACGGCTGATCCACCAGGTGGGGGCGCCGAAGGTCGGGGAGATCACGGGGCTGCCGCCCGCGGTGTCCTTGCAGCAGCGGCGGTCGGCGCCGACGTCGCGCTCGTCCGTGGGGACGGTCACCAATCTCTCCAACTCGCTGCGCATGCTGTTCTCGCGGGCGGGCGACTATCCGGAGGGCGCCGCGCGGCTCGACTCGGACGCGTTCTCACCCAATACGGCGGCCGGGGCCTGCCCCGAGTGCCACGGTCTCGGTCAAGTGCACCGTACGACCGAGGAGTTGCTCGTACCCGATCCGGCGCTGTCGATCCGCGAGGGCGCGATCGCCGCGTGGCCGGGTGCCTGGCAGGGCAAGAACCTGCGGGACATCCTCGACACGCTCGGCCACGACGTGGACCGGCCCTGGCGGGAACTGCCCGCCGAGGAACGGGAGTGGATCCTCTTCACGGACGACCAGCCGGTCGTCACCGTGCACCCGGTGCGCGACGCGGAGCGGATCCAACGCCCTTACCAGGGTACGTACATGAGCGCCCGGCGCTATGTCATGAAGACCTTCTCCGACACGAAGAGCCCGACGCTCAGGGCCAAGGCGGAGCGGTTTCTCAGCAGCGCCCCCTGTCCGGCGTGCGGCGGCAGCCGGCTGCGTCCCGAGGCGCTGGCGGTGACGTTCGCCGAACGGAACATCGCCGAGCTGGCCGCGCTGCCGTTGGCGGAGCTGGCTCGTGCGCTGCGGGGAACCGGCGAGGCCGCCCGGGTCCTCACCGCCGACCTCAGATCCCGTATCGCGCCCGTCGCCGAGCTCGGCCTCGGCTATCTGAGCCTCGACCGGGCGACCCCCACCCTCTCCGCGGGGGAACTCCAACGGCTGCGTCTGGCAACGCAGTTGCGCTCCGGTCTCTTCGGGGTCGTGTACGTCCTCGACGAGCCGTCCGCGGGACTGCACCCGGCGGACACCGAGGCCCTGCTCACCGTCCTGGAGCGGCTGAAGTCGGCGGGCAACTCGGTGTTCGTCGTGGAGCACCACCTCGATGTCGTACGGGGCGCCGACTGGCTCGTCGACGTCGGTCCGCGCGCCGGCGAGCACGGCGGGCGCGTGCTGCACAGCGGCCCGGTCGCGGAGCTGGAGCGCGTGGCGGAGTCCGCGACGGCACGCTTCCTCTTCGACCGCTCCCCCGCTGCGGTACGCGACGTCCGGTCACCCGGCGGCCAGCTGAAGATCGGGCCGGTCACCCGGCACAACCTGCGCGGGGTCACCGCCGAGTTCCCGCTCGGCGTGTTCACCGCGGTCACCGGCGTCTCCGGCTCCGGCAAGTCCACGCTGATCGGCGAGATCACGGAGGAGCTCCCCGGTGTCGGGCGTCTCGTCTCCGTCGACCAGAAGCCCATCGGCCGTACCCCGCGCTCCAATCTGGCGACCTACACCGGCCTCTTCGACGTCGTACGCAAGGTCTTCGCCGCGACTCCGGAGGCGAGAAGGCGTGACTACGGCGTGGGGCGCTTCTCCTTCAACGTCGCGGGCGGACGGTGCGAGACGTGTCAGGGCGAGGGCTTCGTCAGCGTGGAGCTACTGTTCCTGCCCAGCACCTATACGCCGTGCCCGGACTGCGGTGGGGCGCGCTACCACTCCGAGACGCTCGAAGTGACGTACCGGGAACGGAACATCGCACAGGTCCTGGACCTGACGGTGGAGGCCGCGGCCGACTTCTTCGCGGACACCCCGGCCGTCGCGCGCAGCCTCACCACGCTCCTCGACGTGGGCCTCGGCTATCTGCGACTCGGCCAGCCCGCAACCGAGTTGTCCGGCGGTGAGGCCCAGCGCATCAAGCTGGCCAGCGAGTTGCAGCGGGTGCGTCGCGGCCACACCTTCTATCTCCTCGACGAGCCGACGACGGGGCTGCACCCGGCCGATGTCGAGGTGCTGATGCGCCAGTTGCACGGCCTGGTCGACGCGGGCCACACGGTCGTGGTCGTCGAGCACGACATGACGGTGGTCGCGGGCGCCGACTGGGTGATCGACCTGGGCCCCGGCGGGGGCGACGCGGGCGGGCGGATCGTGGCGGCGGGGCCGCCGGCGGAGGTGGCGGCGGCGGCAGAGAGCCGGACGGCGCCCTACCTCGCCCGTGCGCTCGGACAGGGGCGGTAGCCGGCAGGTCCCCGAGCCCATGGGCACGGCCGTCAGGGGTGTGCGCCGGCCGGTGAACAGGCTCGTCGCGGGCCCCCTTGTGCCGCGTCCGCGAGAGCACGTCGGTCGTTGTGGGCGCCGGCCGCGAGCACGGGCCGCAGCTCCACCTCGGCCACCAGCCCCCGCGCCGACGCCACCCGCCACAGCGACGCGAGGAGCGAGTCGTCGCCGACGAAGGCGGGCGCGGTGCTCGCCGCTCCCCCGGTGAGCCGGTAATGGAGGCGCACCGGCTGGACGGGCACGCCGGCGTCGAGCGCGGCCTGGAAGACGGCCCGGCGGAAGTGTCCCTGGGCCCGGCCGCACCACGTGCTGCCCTCGGGGAAGGCGACCACGGCCGCCCCGCCGCGCAGCGCCTGGGCGATCCGGTCCACGGTGGCGGGCAGGGCGCGCAGCCGGTCGCGTTCGATGAACAGGGTGCCGCCGCGAGCCGCCAGCGCGCCCGCCACGGGCCAGCCGCGGACCTCGGTCTTGGCGAGCATCCGCGCCGGGCGGACGGCGGCGAGCAGCGGGATGTCCAGCCACGAGATGTGGTTGGCGACGATCAGCAGTCCACCGGTGGGCCCGGCGGCTCCGGTGATCCGTGTCCGTACACCGGCGGCGCGCACGACGGCGAGGCACCAGCGGCGGATCCACCGGTCGCGCGGTACCGCCCGCATGCGTGCCGCGAGCGGGGTCAGGAGGACGCCGACGAGGACCACCAGCAGCACCGCGGCGAGCCGCAGAACGGCGCGCGGCACCGCCGCCCAGGATGTCGTGGACTCCACGCAGCCGTGCGGGGAGCAGGGTGCGGTGGGCAGCCAGGCACTGGTCTGCGGGGCGGGGCGGGGCGCCACAAGCCGCGGCACCGTGGGCACGGGACCGGGAAGCACCGCGACGCCCGGCCCGCCACCGAGGCGTGGGCGGCGGATGACCGCGAGGCGGGGCGCGCTCATCAGGCGGGGACGAGTGAGAGGAAGTGCCGCAGATAGCGCGGGTTGACCCGGCGCATCGACAGCAGCACGTACAGATCGGCGACCCCGAAGTCCGGGTCGTGCGCGGGTTCGGCGCAGACCCACGCGCCGAGCCGGAGATAGCCGCGCAGCAGCGGGGGCAGCTCCACGCGGGCCGGTGGCCGGGCTACGCCTTCCGCGCTCCAGGGCAGCAGCGGACGTACCCGGTACTCCTCGGGCGCCAGGTGCTTGTCCTGGACCCGGTCCCAGGTGCCGGCGGCGAGCGCGCCGCCGTCGGCGAGCGGGATGGAGCAGCAGCCGGCGAGCCACTCGTGGCCGCCCTCGACCATGTAGCGGGCTATGCCGGCCCAGATCAGCCCGATGACCGTGCCGTCGCGGTGGTCGGGGTGGACGCAGGAGCGGCCGACCTCGACGAGCCCGGAGCGGATGGCGGCCAGCGGGCCGAGGTCGAACTCGCTCTCCGAGTACAGGCGTCCGGCGATCGCGGCACGCTCGGGCGGCAGCAGCCGGTAGGTGCCGACCACCTGGCCGGTCACCGTGTCGCGGACCAGCAGGTGATCGCAGTACGCGTCGAAGGCGTCGATGTCGTGGCCGGGCTCCGGGGTGGTCAGGAGGGCGCCCATCTCCCCGGCGAAGACGTCGTGGCGCAGCCGCTGGGCGGCACGGACGTCGGCCTCGTCGCGGGCGAGGGTGACGGTGTAGCGGGTCGGGGCGACGGGTTGCGGGGGGCTGTCGAGGGTGGAAACGCCGGTCATGGCACTCTCCTGGTCACGGGCCGGTTTCGGCTCATCGGCGGCAGACCGGATCGGTGCGGTCTGCGCGCTCCTGTTCTTCCGATGCCGGTTGGCGTGCGCGTGACCTGCGCCAGGAGGGCGGATGTGAGGATGTTGAATGCCAGGGGTGCCCGGGAACGCGAGACGGGACCGGGGCTTGAGCACCACACCCGGTCCCGCCCGTCCGCACCATACGGCGAACGACGTGTCGGCTAACGCTTGCCCGCCTTGCGGGTCGCGCGCAGCCACTCCTTGTTCATGCTGGTGATGGAGACCAGCGGGATGCCCTTCGGGCAGGCGGTCGCGCACTCGCCGGTGAGGGTGCAGCCGCCGAAGCCCTCGTCGTCCATCTGCGCCACCATGTCGAGCACGCGGGTCTCGCGCTCGGGCGCGCCCTGCGGCAGGACGTTCAGGTGGTTGACCTTCGCCGAGGTGAACAGCATCGCCGCGCCGTTCGGGCAGGCCGCGACGCAGGCGCCGCAGCCGATGCACTCGGCGTGCTCGAAGGCGAAGTCGGCGTCCGGCTTGGGTACGGGCGTCGCGTGTGCCTCGGGCGCGGCGCCGGTCGGGGCGGTGATGTAGCCGCCGGCCTGGATGATCCGGTCGAAGGCCGACCGGTCCACCACCAGGTCCTTCACCACCGGGAAGGCCGAGGCGCGCCACGGCTCGATGTCGATCGTGTCGCCGTCCTGGAAGGACCGCATGTGCAGCTGGCAGGTGGTGGTGCGCTCGGGTCCGTGTGCGTCACCGTTGATGACGAGCGAGCAGGCACCGCAGATGCCCTCGCGGCAGTCGTGGTCGAAGGCGACGGGGTCGTCGCCGCTCAGGATGAGCTCCTCGTTGAGGGTGTCGAGCATCTCCAGGAAGGACATGTCGGCCGAGATGTCGTCCACCTCGTACGTGGACATCGCTCCGTCGGCGCCGGCGTTCTTCTGCCGCCAGACGCGCAGGGTGAGCTTCATGCGTAGCTCCGCTGGGTGGGGTGGACGTACTCGAAGACCAGGTCTTCCTTGTGCAGGACGGGCGCGTCACCGGTGGCGGTGAACTCCCAGGCGGCCGCGTACGAGAACTCCTCGTCCCTGCGGGCGGCCTCGCCGTCCGGGGTCTGTGACTCCTCGCGGAAGTGGCCGCCGCAGGACTCGGAGCGGTGCAGTGCGTCGAGGCACATGAGTTCGGCGAGCTCCAGGTAGTCGACGACGCGGTTGGCCTTCTCCAGCGACTGGTTGAACTCTTCGCCGGTGCCTGGCACCTTGATGCGCCGCCAGAACTCCTCGCGGATCTGCGGGATGCGCTCAAGTGCCTTGCGCAGCCCGGTCTCCGTACGGGCCATGCCGCAGAACTCCCACATGAGTTCGCCGACTTCGCGGTGGAAGGAGTCGGGCGTGCGGTCGCCGTCGACGGCGAGGAGCAGCCGCAGCCGGTCCTCGGTGTCGGCCAGCACCTCCTGTACGGCGGGGTGTTCGTCGGTGACCTGTTCGTGGTGCGGATGGCGGGCGAGGTAGTCGTTGATCGTCGACGGCAGGACGAAGTAGCCGTCGGCGAGCCCCTGCATCAGGGCCGACGCGCCGAGCCGGTTCGCGCCGTGGTCCGAGAAGTTGGCCTCGCCGATCGCGAACAGGCCGGGGATGGTGGTCTGGAGGTCGTAGTCGACCCACAGTCCGCCCATCGTGTAGTGCACGGCGGGGTAGATCCGCATCGGCACGCTGTACGGGTCCTCGGCGGTGATCCGGGCGTACATGTCGAAGAGGTTGCCGTACTTCTCCTCGACCTTCGCCCTGCCCATGCGCCGGATGGCGTCGGCGAAGTCCAGGTAGACGCCCTGGCCGCCGGGGCCGACGCCGCGACCCTCGTCGCAGACGTTCTTCGCGGCCCTCGACGCGATGTCGCGGGGCACGAGGTTGCCGAAGGACGGGTAGATGCGCTCCAGGTAGTAGTCGCGCTCGTCCTCGGGGATCTCGTTGGGCGGGCGGGTGTCGCCCTTGGCCTTCGGGACCCAGATGCGGCCGTCGTTGCGCAGCGACTCGCTCATCAGGGTGAGCTTGGACTGGTGGTCGCCGGTGCGCGGGATGCAGGTGGGGTGGATCTGGGTGAAGCAGGGGTTGGCGAAGTAGGCGCCGCGCCGGTGGGCCCGCCAGATGGCGGTGGCGTTGGAGTTCATGGCGTTCGTCGAGAGGTAGAAGACGTTGCCGTATCCGCCGCTCGCGAGGACCACCGCGTCCGCGTAGTACGTGTCGATCTTCCCGGTGATCAGGTCGCGGGCCACGATTCCGCGCGCCCGTCCGTCGACCACGATCAGGTCGAGCATCTCGGTCCGGGGGTGCATCTCGATGTTGCCGGCGGCGATCTGCCGGGAGAGCGCCTGGTACGCGCCGAGCAGCAGCTGCTGGCCCGTCTGCCCCCGGGCGTAGAAGGTGCGGGAGACCTGGACGCCGCCGAAGGAACGGGTGTCGAGGAGGCCGCCGTACTCGCGGGCGAAGGGCACGCCCTGCGCGACGCACTGGTCGATGATCTCCACCGAGATCTGCGCCAGGCGGTGGACGTTGGACTCGCGCGCCCTGAAGTCACCGCCCTTGACGGTGTCGTAGAACAACCGGTGGATGGAGTCCCCGTCGTTCCGGTAGTTCTTCGCCGCGTTGATGCCGCCCTGGGCGGCGATCGAGTGGGCGCGGCGCGGCGAGTCCTGGTAGCAGAACTGGACGACGTGGTAGCCCTGTTCGGCGAGTGTGGCGCCGGCCGAGCCGCCCGCGAGGCCGGTGCCGACGACGATCACCGTGTGCTTGCGGCGGTTGGCCGGGTTGACCAGTTTGGCCTCGAAGCGCCGGGTGTCCCAGCGCTCCTTGACCGGGCCCCGCGGGGCCTTGCTGTCGGCGACCGGCTCACCGGTCGGGTATTCGGCGTATGTGGTCATGTCAGCTCACCACTCCGGTCATGACACCGACGGGTACGGAGATGAAGCCCGCCGTGAGCACCAGCGCGAGGACGTTGGCGACGGTTTTGAAGGCGCGGTCGCGGGTGCGGCTGCCGACGCCGAGGGTCTGGGCCGCGCTCCAGAAGCCGTGCCGGATGTGCAGGCCGAGCGCGAGCATCGCGACGATGTAGATGACGTTGCCGTACCAGGTGGAGAAGGTGTCCACGACGTTCTGGTACGGGTGGCCCTCCTGGAAGCCGCCGGAGTGCACGGTGCCGGTCGTCAGGTCGAGGATGTGCCAGACGATGAACAGGCCGAGGATGGTCCCGCCCCAGCGCATGGTGCGCGTCGCGTAGCTGGACCTCGGCTTCTTGTGCACGTACTTGCTGGGGCGCGCCTTGATGTCGCGGCGGCTGAGCTGGTACGCGGAGACGGCGTGCGCGACGACGGCGACGACCAGCACCACGCGGACGAGCCAGAGCGTCCATTCGTAGTGCATGAAGGGCTCACCGACCGTGCGCAGCCAGTGCCCGTAGTGGTTGAATTCGCCGGCCCCGAAGTAGATCTTCAGGTTCCCGATCATGTGGGCGACCAGGTACAGCACCATGATCAGGCCGCTGACGGCCATCACGGTCTTCTTGCCGACGGAGCTGTCCCACACGGTGCGCGCCATGGACGGCCGTCGGTCCGTCCGCGTTGCCAGAGCCATGTCACGGAACGCTAGGGCCCGAGGGGCCGATCGGTCCAAGACATGGTGCGGCTCGATTCCATAGGCATGCCCTATCGTGGCTGTGTGCAGTTCACGCAGCTCCAATACTTCGTGGCCGTCGCCGAGACCCGGCACTTCACCCGGGCCGCCGATCTGGTCCATGTGGCACAGCCGTCCCTGTCCCAGCAGATCAAGGCGCTGGAGCGGGAGTTGGGGGCGGATCTGTTCCTGCGGGCGCGCGGGAACATCACGCTCACGGACGCGGGCGAGGCGCTGCTGCCACTGGCCCGGCGCATCCTCGCCGACGCGGACACGGCCCGGCACGAGGTGCAGGAGCTGGCCCAGCTGCGCAGCGGCCGGATCCGCCTCGGTGCGACCCCGAGCCTGTGCACCGGTCTGCTCCCGGACGTGCTGCGCGCCTTCCACGACCGCTATCCGGGCATCCGGCTGCTGATCGAGGAGGGCGGTTCGCACGATCTCGTACGGGAACTCGCGCGCGGCGCCCTCGACCTCGCCCTGGTCGTCCTCCCCCTCCCGACGCCGTCCCCCGCACTGACCACGGTGGAGCTGCTGCGCGAGGACCTGGTGGT containing:
- a CDS encoding LLM class flavin-dependent oxidoreductase; this translates as MQSQQNPGSSQEPGPRAEAARFSVLDRSRTREGHEAPEALRDTVRLSQDLEKLGYHRIWVSEHHGVPGVAGSAPTVLAAAVAAATRTIRVGTGGVMLPNHQPLVVAEQFGVLESLFPGRIDMGLGRSVGFTDGVRKALGRDKDVAEDFAAQLAELLGWFRGTSPTGVHARPAEGLTVPPFVLAMGEGATIAARAGLPMVIGDLRNREKLRRGIDHYRAAFRPSVWAREPYVVISGTIAVAESPEAARRLLLPEAWSMAYSRTHGTFPPLPPAERVEALTMTAKERGFYESGLTGQIAGTEEQVAHELETVIKETGAQEVLVTTSSYDRDALLDSYRRLARVAGLTAFPGARPDPDPAQA
- a CDS encoding MFS transporter, translating into MPRLIPDAGPQRVIAASNFVYTVGSGLYLTAGVLYFTQSVHLPAGQVGLGLGIAGLVSLAVGIVVGHLADTRGARGVYAATLVVQALATAGFVLVDSFWTFVLAVCAATGAKAAGLAARSPIIRRYGGDRPQEFRAHLRSVTNIGISLGALLAGWVVQVGTHTAYQLLVVGNAIGFAASAAVLVLLPPVTPGPTVGGPRWIALRDRPYLLITALDGIMAIQFKVLTVAVPLWLVAATTAPPWLISGTMLINTVIVVAFQVRAGRSIDSPLTGGAAYRRSGVAFLVSCSLISLSAGAPAWAAATLLMTAVVIHTVGELWHSAGGFEVSFALAPEHATGQYLGVFGLGAGLAEALGPGLLIALCITWGRPGWYVVGALFALTGLAAPFAVRWAQRHQGAHPTHIESPLKELAA
- a CDS encoding excinuclease ABC subunit UvrA — translated: MHSPHDPYVRVRGAREHNLQGVDVDIPRDVLAVFTGVSGSGKSSLAFGTIYAEAQRRYFESVAPYARRLIHQVGAPKVGEITGLPPAVSLQQRRSAPTSRSSVGTVTNLSNSLRMLFSRAGDYPEGAARLDSDAFSPNTAAGACPECHGLGQVHRTTEELLVPDPALSIREGAIAAWPGAWQGKNLRDILDTLGHDVDRPWRELPAEEREWILFTDDQPVVTVHPVRDAERIQRPYQGTYMSARRYVMKTFSDTKSPTLRAKAERFLSSAPCPACGGSRLRPEALAVTFAERNIAELAALPLAELARALRGTGEAARVLTADLRSRIAPVAELGLGYLSLDRATPTLSAGELQRLRLATQLRSGLFGVVYVLDEPSAGLHPADTEALLTVLERLKSAGNSVFVVEHHLDVVRGADWLVDVGPRAGEHGGRVLHSGPVAELERVAESATARFLFDRSPAAVRDVRSPGGQLKIGPVTRHNLRGVTAEFPLGVFTAVTGVSGSGKSTLIGEITEELPGVGRLVSVDQKPIGRTPRSNLATYTGLFDVVRKVFAATPEARRRDYGVGRFSFNVAGGRCETCQGEGFVSVELLFLPSTYTPCPDCGGARYHSETLEVTYRERNIAQVLDLTVEAAADFFADTPAVARSLTTLLDVGLGYLRLGQPATELSGGEAQRIKLASELQRVRRGHTFYLLDEPTTGLHPADVEVLMRQLHGLVDAGHTVVVVEHDMTVVAGADWVIDLGPGGGDAGGRIVAAGPPAEVAAAAESRTAPYLARALGQGR
- a CDS encoding lysophospholipid acyltransferase family protein; translation: MSAPRLAVIRRPRLGGGPGVAVLPGPVPTVPRLVAPRPAPQTSAWLPTAPCSPHGCVESTTSWAAVPRAVLRLAAVLLVVLVGVLLTPLAARMRAVPRDRWIRRWCLAVVRAAGVRTRITGAAGPTGGLLIVANHISWLDIPLLAAVRPARMLAKTEVRGWPVAGALAARGGTLFIERDRLRALPATVDRIAQALRGGAAVVAFPEGSTWCGRAQGHFRRAVFQAALDAGVPVQPVRLHYRLTGGAASTAPAFVGDDSLLASLWRVASARGLVAEVELRPVLAAGAHNDRRALADAAQGGPRRACSPAGAHP
- a CDS encoding GNAT family N-acetyltransferase; its protein translation is MTGVSTLDSPPQPVAPTRYTVTLARDEADVRAAQRLRHDVFAGEMGALLTTPEPGHDIDAFDAYCDHLLVRDTVTGQVVGTYRLLPPERAAIAGRLYSESEFDLGPLAAIRSGLVEVGRSCVHPDHRDGTVIGLIWAGIARYMVEGGHEWLAGCCSIPLADGGALAAGTWDRVQDKHLAPEEYRVRPLLPWSAEGVARPPARVELPPLLRGYLRLGAWVCAEPAHDPDFGVADLYVLLSMRRVNPRYLRHFLSLVPA
- a CDS encoding succinate dehydrogenase/fumarate reductase iron-sulfur subunit translates to MKLTLRVWRQKNAGADGAMSTYEVDDISADMSFLEMLDTLNEELILSGDDPVAFDHDCREGICGACSLVINGDAHGPERTTTCQLHMRSFQDGDTIDIEPWRASAFPVVKDLVVDRSAFDRIIQAGGYITAPTGAAPEAHATPVPKPDADFAFEHAECIGCGACVAACPNGAAMLFTSAKVNHLNVLPQGAPERETRVLDMVAQMDDEGFGGCTLTGECATACPKGIPLVSITSMNKEWLRATRKAGKR
- a CDS encoding fumarate reductase/succinate dehydrogenase flavoprotein subunit, producing the protein MTTYAEYPTGEPVADSKAPRGPVKERWDTRRFEAKLVNPANRRKHTVIVVGTGLAGGSAGATLAEQGYHVVQFCYQDSPRRAHSIAAQGGINAAKNYRNDGDSIHRLFYDTVKGGDFRARESNVHRLAQISVEIIDQCVAQGVPFAREYGGLLDTRSFGGVQVSRTFYARGQTGQQLLLGAYQALSRQIAAGNIEMHPRTEMLDLIVVDGRARGIVARDLITGKIDTYYADAVVLASGGYGNVFYLSTNAMNSNATAIWRAHRRGAYFANPCFTQIHPTCIPRTGDHQSKLTLMSESLRNDGRIWVPKAKGDTRPPNEIPEDERDYYLERIYPSFGNLVPRDIASRAAKNVCDEGRGVGPGGQGVYLDFADAIRRMGRAKVEEKYGNLFDMYARITAEDPYSVPMRIYPAVHYTMGGLWVDYDLQTTIPGLFAIGEANFSDHGANRLGASALMQGLADGYFVLPSTINDYLARHPHHEQVTDEHPAVQEVLADTEDRLRLLLAVDGDRTPDSFHREVGELMWEFCGMARTETGLRKALERIPQIREEFWRRIKVPGTGEEFNQSLEKANRVVDYLELAELMCLDALHRSESCGGHFREESQTPDGEAARRDEEFSYAAAWEFTATGDAPVLHKEDLVFEYVHPTQRSYA
- a CDS encoding succinate dehydrogenase, encoding MARTVWDSSVGKKTVMAVSGLIMVLYLVAHMIGNLKIYFGAGEFNHYGHWLRTVGEPFMHYEWTLWLVRVVLVVAVVAHAVSAYQLSRRDIKARPSKYVHKKPRSSYATRTMRWGGTILGLFIVWHILDLTTGTVHSGGFQEGHPYQNVVDTFSTWYGNVIYIVAMLALGLHIRHGFWSAAQTLGVGSRTRDRAFKTVANVLALVLTAGFISVPVGVMTGVVS
- a CDS encoding LysR family transcriptional regulator, translating into MQFTQLQYFVAVAETRHFTRAADLVHVAQPSLSQQIKALERELGADLFLRARGNITLTDAGEALLPLARRILADADTARHEVQELAQLRSGRIRLGATPSLCTGLLPDVLRAFHDRYPGIRLLIEEGGSHDLVRELARGALDLALVVLPLPTPSPALTTVELLREDLVVVSSPEAPAPGRGRRTVRVADLEGERLVMFRHGYDLRELTVAACRAEGFEPDFAVEGGEMDAVLGFVRSGLGVAVVPRMVATRSGRGLRVTPLARPGLHRTIALAHRSDVAPPRAARELQRMLLER